Proteins encoded in a region of the Campylobacter sp. MIT 99-7217 genome:
- the purL gene encoding phosphoribosylformylglycinamidine synthase subunit PurL — MDKELIKAHKISDEEYEQILKILGREPNLLELGVISAMWSEHCSYKSSKKYLKNFPTKADWVIQGPGENAGVIDIGGGYAAVFKVESHNHPSFIEPFAGAATGVGGIMRDVFTMGARVVAGLNSLKFGSLKGTHAKHQKYLVKGVVGGISHYGNCMGVPTIGGEVAFDECFNGNILVNAFALGICPIKDIFYAKAEGVGNPVIYVGSKTGKDGLGGAVMASDSFTQASKSLRPTVQIGDPFSEKLLMEACLELFKTDFIVGIQDMGAAGLTSSSFEMAGKSGSGMKLYLDKTPMREEGMNAYELMLSESQERMLICAKKGCENEVIKIFEKWGLDCAVIGEVTDSGKMELFWENELVGLIPIAPLSDKAPVLDRELKKPAYLDEIKTYKFELKMPAKELFKQLLSNENANDKAFIYDQFDSSVQTNTMKADGKLGASVIRVKENNAAVAMTVECNSRLNFIDPKIGAILNVANSGRKVACTGAKPLSISDCLNYGSPLNAEVMWQFAKGCEGIKEACKALNTPVVSGNVSLYNETEGTSIYPSPTIVCVGVLKEASKCLKSSFKANTSLYLLGKTYGEFAGSLAMKVQDSKVAGVLKDFDYEAELKLWNFLYEANQKGILACANSVGVGGLAISLAKMCAISNVGVSLKSGFDDEALLFDESASRAIVGVNDEQAFEALAAEFKLEFTRLGQSVAELNFVLDNINLSLNELKKLYFESFEEQIQ; from the coding sequence ATGGACAAAGAGCTTATAAAAGCACACAAAATCAGCGATGAAGAATATGAGCAAATCTTAAAAATTCTCGGTCGTGAGCCAAATTTATTAGAACTTGGCGTGATTTCAGCGATGTGGAGCGAACATTGTTCTTATAAATCAAGCAAGAAATATCTTAAAAATTTTCCTACTAAGGCTGATTGGGTGATACAAGGACCTGGCGAAAATGCTGGTGTTATAGATATTGGCGGAGGTTATGCGGCTGTTTTTAAGGTAGAAAGTCATAATCACCCAAGCTTCATCGAACCCTTTGCCGGTGCAGCAACAGGGGTTGGCGGTATAATGCGTGATGTTTTTACCATGGGTGCAAGAGTGGTTGCAGGGCTAAATTCACTTAAATTTGGAAGCTTAAAAGGCACTCATGCAAAACATCAAAAATACCTTGTAAAAGGCGTTGTGGGTGGAATTTCTCATTATGGAAATTGTATGGGAGTGCCTACCATTGGCGGTGAGGTCGCTTTTGATGAGTGTTTTAATGGCAATATCCTTGTAAATGCCTTTGCTCTTGGAATTTGTCCTATAAAAGATATTTTTTACGCTAAGGCTGAGGGCGTTGGAAATCCTGTCATTTATGTAGGCTCAAAGACAGGCAAAGACGGGCTTGGCGGTGCTGTTATGGCAAGTGATAGCTTTACGCAGGCAAGCAAAAGTTTGCGTCCAACGGTGCAAATTGGCGATCCTTTCAGCGAAAAGCTTTTAATGGAAGCTTGTTTAGAGCTTTTTAAAACGGATTTTATAGTGGGAATTCAAGATATGGGAGCAGCTGGGCTTACTTCAAGCTCTTTTGAAATGGCTGGCAAAAGCGGTAGCGGAATGAAGCTTTATCTTGATAAAACGCCGATGAGAGAAGAGGGCATGAATGCTTACGAGCTTATGCTTAGCGAGTCTCAAGAAAGAATGTTAATTTGTGCTAAAAAGGGTTGTGAAAATGAAGTTATCAAGATCTTTGAAAAATGGGGGCTTGATTGTGCGGTTATAGGCGAGGTTACTGATAGTGGAAAAATGGAGCTTTTCTGGGAAAACGAACTTGTGGGGCTAATTCCTATCGCACCTTTAAGCGACAAAGCACCTGTTTTAGACCGCGAGCTTAAAAAGCCTGCTTATCTTGATGAGATAAAAACTTATAAATTTGAGCTCAAAATGCCTGCAAAAGAGCTTTTCAAACAGCTTTTAAGTAATGAAAATGCAAATGACAAAGCCTTTATTTACGATCAGTTTGATTCTAGCGTGCAAACAAATACGATGAAAGCTGATGGCAAGCTTGGTGCAAGCGTGATTCGCGTGAAAGAAAATAATGCAGCCGTGGCTATGACTGTGGAGTGCAACTCGAGGCTAAATTTTATCGATCCTAAAATAGGTGCTATTTTAAATGTCGCTAATTCAGGCAGAAAAGTAGCTTGCACCGGAGCAAAACCGCTTTCAATTAGCGATTGTTTAAATTACGGAAGCCCTTTAAATGCTGAAGTGATGTGGCAGTTTGCAAAGGGTTGCGAGGGTATAAAAGAAGCTTGCAAAGCCTTAAATACACCTGTTGTAAGTGGCAATGTCTCGCTTTATAATGAAACTGAGGGCACAAGCATTTATCCAAGCCCTACTATCGTTTGCGTAGGCGTTTTAAAAGAGGCTTCAAAATGCCTAAAATCAAGCTTTAAAGCAAATACAAGCCTTTATCTTTTAGGCAAGACTTATGGCGAATTTGCCGGATCTTTAGCGATGAAAGTGCAAGATAGCAAGGTAGCAGGCGTTTTGAAAGATTTTGATTATGAAGCAGAATTAAAACTTTGGAACTTTTTGTATGAGGCAAACCAAAAGGGCATTTTAGCTTGTGCAAATAGCGTTGGCGTGGGCGGTTTGGCTATAAGTTTGGCTAAAATGTGTGCGATTTCAAATGTTGGTGTGAGTTTAAAAAGTGGCTTTGATGATGAGGCTTTGCTTTTTGATGAGAGTGCGAGCAGGGCTATTGTTGGGGTAAATGATGAACAGGCTTTTGAAGCTTTGGCGGCTGAGTTTAAGCTTGAATTTACAAGGCTTGGACAAAGTGTCGCTGAACTAAATTTTGTGCTTGATAACATAAATTTAAGCTTAAATGAGCTTAAAAAGCTTTATTTTGAAAGTTTTGAGGAGCAAATTCAATGA
- a CDS encoding TerB family tellurite resistance protein — protein MIFILLLVAIGVFYWYYKTWGKQDFLGSFGRGAKGFAKGFASGVMEERLDEFKRKMNYYVIALLAKIAKSDGRVSEQEADMISQILDANAKDTREREFLKASFNEHKENLSDALYVAREFIKEVPLPLSERFNVLRVLVFMALIDGDFSAKKQGILEEISKAFGISNQELNAFIKELQGMQSKTSRQMGLDEAFSLLELDKNADLNAVKKSYRLLAKKYHPDILNANNVSEAELKKGVENFQKINEAYELIKKHLERKN, from the coding sequence ATGATTTTTATCCTTCTGCTCGTAGCCATAGGCGTTTTTTACTGGTATTATAAAACTTGGGGCAAGCAGGATTTTTTAGGCTCTTTTGGGCGTGGTGCTAAGGGCTTTGCCAAAGGTTTTGCAAGTGGGGTTATGGAAGAAAGGCTTGATGAGTTTAAAAGAAAGATGAATTACTATGTCATCGCACTTTTAGCCAAGATCGCCAAAAGCGATGGCAGGGTAAGCGAACAAGAAGCGGATATGATCAGCCAAATTTTAGACGCTAATGCCAAAGATACACGCGAGCGAGAGTTTTTAAAGGCAAGTTTTAACGAGCATAAAGAAAATTTAAGCGATGCTTTATATGTGGCAAGGGAATTTATAAAAGAGGTTCCACTTCCTTTAAGTGAGCGTTTTAATGTGCTTCGTGTGCTTGTTTTTATGGCTTTGATTGACGGGGATTTTAGTGCTAAAAAGCAAGGAATTTTAGAAGAAATTTCCAAGGCTTTTGGCATTTCAAATCAAGAGCTAAACGCCTTTATAAAAGAGCTTCAAGGCATGCAAAGTAAAACTTCTAGGCAAATGGGGCTTGATGAGGCATTTTCTTTGCTTGAGCTTGATAAAAATGCTGATTTAAACGCTGTGAAAAAAAGCTACCGCTTGCTTGCTAAAAAGTATCACCCTGACATATTAAACGCAAATAATGTAAGCGAAGCTGAGCTTAAAAAAGGTGTTGAGAACTTTCAAAAGATAAATGAGGCTTATGAGCTGATTAAAAAGCATTTAGAAAGGAAAAATTAA
- a CDS encoding NAD(P)H-dependent oxidoreductase, with product MDKEKILEIFNRRYACKLFDEKKAISDDDFRVILEAGRLSPSSFGFEPWEFVVLENKSDSQKALRKKLHPFCWGGQKALEGASHYLIILARKRADLLINSAYLRDMMVDVQKLPAEVVQIKSKFFSDFQEQFDLHENDRALFDWACKQAYIALGNMMSVATALGADSCAIEGFDMKAVNELLAKESVFDPAHFGVAVMCGFGYKGEDKYAGATKSRRKFEEVIRFIP from the coding sequence ATGGATAAAGAAAAAATCTTAGAAATTTTTAATCGCCGTTATGCTTGCAAGCTTTTTGATGAAAAAAAGGCTATTAGCGATGATGATTTTCGTGTGATTTTAGAGGCTGGAAGACTTAGTCCAAGTAGTTTTGGTTTTGAGCCTTGGGAATTTGTTGTCCTTGAAAATAAAAGCGACTCACAAAAGGCTTTGAGAAAGAAGCTTCACCCATTTTGCTGGGGCGGACAAAAGGCTTTAGAGGGTGCTAGTCATTATCTTATCATCTTAGCAAGAAAAAGAGCTGATTTGCTTATCAATAGTGCTTATCTTAGAGATATGATGGTTGATGTGCAAAAGCTTCCTGCTGAGGTTGTGCAAATAAAATCTAAATTTTTTAGTGATTTTCAAGAGCAGTTTGATCTTCATGAAAATGACCGTGCTTTGTTTGATTGGGCTTGCAAACAAGCTTATATCGCACTTGGCAATATGATGAGCGTAGCAACTGCTTTGGGTGCTGATTCTTGTGCGATCGAGGGCTTTGATATGAAAGCTGTAAATGAACTTTTAGCTAAAGAGAGTGTTTTTGATCCTGCTCATTTTGGCGTTGCTGTGATGTGCGGTTTTGGCTATAAAGGAGAAGATAAATACGCAGGTGCAACCAAAAGCAGACGCAAATTTGAAGAAGTGATTAGGTTTATTCCGTGA
- a CDS encoding META domain-containing protein, translating into MKKMMSSLVLAGFFIACSNETSVNELADNNFSVENIILNGRQMQLGANEMGEGAVMNFEKDKFTGFVGCNRFFGSYEFKNGTLSFKDDTASTKMLCDPRISEVEDGLLVNLKGDFSLEKNANDFVLKNENISIFLKK; encoded by the coding sequence ATGAAAAAAATGATGAGTAGTTTAGTTCTTGCTGGTTTTTTTATTGCTTGCTCAAATGAAACAAGCGTAAATGAGCTTGCTGATAATAATTTTAGCGTGGAAAATATCATCTTAAATGGTAGACAAATGCAACTTGGAGCAAATGAAATGGGCGAGGGTGCTGTGATGAATTTTGAAAAGGATAAATTTACAGGCTTTGTGGGTTGTAACCGCTTTTTTGGCTCTTATGAATTTAAAAATGGGACATTAAGCTTTAAAGATGACACAGCTTCAACTAAAATGCTTTGTGATCCTAGAATATCAGAAGTTGAAGATGGTTTGCTTGTTAATTTAAAGGGAGATTTTAGCTTAGAAAAAAATGCTAATGATTTTGTATTAAAAAACGAAAATATAAGCATTTTCTTAAAAAAATAA
- the purH gene encoding bifunctional phosphoribosylaminoimidazolecarboxamide formyltransferase/IMP cyclohydrolase, with amino-acid sequence MKKRALLSVSDKDGVVKFAKELRALNFELLSTGGTYKLLKENALEVTEVSEFTQSPELFEGRVKTLHPKIHGAILHKREDEKHVKEARQNDISSIDLLCVNLYPFKKTTILSDDFDEIVENIDIGGPAMIRSAAKNYKSVLVVCDLLDYKSVIEAIKEGKDDESFRLNLMIKAYEHTANYDSFIANYMNERFKGGFGEFKFIAGRKVMDTKYGENPHQKGALYEFDDFFSNNFKALKGEASFNNLTDINAALNLASAFDEAPCVAIIKHGNACGFALKESLLESYTEALKCDSVSAYGGVVAINGCLDEALALKINEIYVEVIIAANVAPEALKVFESKKRIKIFTQESPSLKRSFDKYDFKHIDGGFVYQNSDEVGENELKNAKCVSEKKASEKEFEDMKIALKIAAFTKSNNVVYVKNKALVAIGMGMTSRIDASKAAIAKAKDMGLDLRGCVLASEAFFPFRDSIDEAAKIGVKAIVQPGGSIRDDEVIRAANEAKIALYFTGIRHFLH; translated from the coding sequence ATGAAAAAAAGAGCCTTGCTAAGCGTTAGCGATAAGGATGGCGTTGTCAAGTTTGCAAAAGAGCTTAGAGCTTTAAATTTCGAGCTTTTATCAACGGGAGGTACTTATAAACTCCTTAAAGAAAATGCTCTTGAGGTTACAGAAGTAAGTGAATTTACGCAAAGTCCTGAGCTTTTTGAGGGGCGAGTAAAGACCTTGCATCCTAAAATTCACGGCGCGATTTTGCATAAAAGAGAAGACGAAAAGCATGTTAAAGAAGCAAGGCAAAATGATATTTCTAGCATTGATTTGCTTTGTGTGAATTTATATCCTTTTAAAAAGACTACGATTTTAAGCGATGATTTTGATGAAATCGTTGAAAATATCGACATAGGCGGACCTGCGATGATTAGAAGTGCGGCAAAAAACTATAAAAGCGTGCTTGTGGTGTGCGATCTTTTGGACTATAAAAGCGTGATTGAGGCTATAAAAGAGGGCAAAGATGATGAGAGCTTTCGCTTAAATTTGATGATAAAAGCCTATGAGCATACGGCAAATTATGATAGTTTCATAGCAAATTATATGAACGAACGCTTTAAGGGCGGTTTTGGCGAGTTTAAATTCATCGCTGGGCGTAAGGTCATGGATACAAAATACGGAGAAAACCCTCATCAAAAGGGTGCTTTGTATGAATTTGATGATTTTTTCAGCAACAATTTCAAAGCCCTAAAAGGAGAAGCAAGCTTTAACAACCTAACAGACATCAACGCAGCACTAAATTTAGCCTCAGCCTTTGATGAAGCACCTTGCGTGGCTATTATAAAGCATGGCAATGCTTGCGGTTTTGCCTTGAAAGAAAGCTTGCTTGAAAGCTACACAGAGGCTTTAAAATGTGATAGCGTAAGTGCTTATGGAGGAGTAGTTGCGATAAATGGGTGCTTAGATGAGGCTTTGGCTTTGAAAATAAATGAAATTTATGTAGAAGTCATCATCGCTGCAAATGTAGCGCCTGAGGCTTTAAAGGTGTTTGAGAGCAAGAAACGCATTAAAATTTTTACCCAAGAAAGTCCTTCTTTGAAACGCTCTTTTGATAAGTATGATTTTAAGCATATCGATGGGGGTTTTGTGTATCAAAATAGCGATGAAGTAGGTGAAAACGAGCTTAAAAATGCAAAATGCGTGAGTGAGAAAAAGGCTAGTGAGAAGGAATTTGAGGATATGAAAATCGCCCTTAAAATCGCAGCTTTTACCAAGTCAAACAATGTGGTCTATGTTAAAAACAAAGCCCTAGTAGCCATAGGCATGGGAATGACAAGCAGGATAGATGCAAGCAAGGCTGCCATAGCTAAGGCTAAGGATATGGGGCTTGATCTAAGAGGCTGCGTTTTGGCAAGTGAGGCTTTTTTTCCTTTTAGAGATAGCATAGATGAAGCAGCTAAAATAGGCGTTAAAGCTATAGTTCAGCCAGGAGGCAGTATAAGAGATGATGAGGTGATAAGAGCTGCAAATGAAGCTAAAATAGCACTTTATTTTACAGGCATAAGGCATTTTTTGCATTAA
- a CDS encoding methyl-accepting chemotaxis protein: MTSKNKSKTDEAFSLSKETKDDLNEVSELSFQANEANDRSYKLLNAMIEALYEVTSKLEQSAQNENDLAKKVERMQTQANDIQKASSMMNDIAEKTNLLSLNAGIEAARAGEHGRGFSVIAEDVRVLAQTSEESLVHIANITKELLRSINDISTIMQNNASSINALSQQANTLASEANEVKSCNLHAKELVSSCVEKIKNTQEHIGNLLESMKQSVSISSQNEEISKALLQVADELKIVCHNLEEELEQFQI; this comes from the coding sequence ATCACAAGTAAAAACAAGTCTAAAACAGACGAGGCTTTTTCTTTAAGCAAAGAAACCAAAGATGATCTTAACGAGGTTTCAGAACTTTCTTTTCAGGCAAATGAAGCCAATGATCGCTCTTATAAACTTCTTAATGCTATGATTGAAGCCTTATATGAAGTTACTTCTAAGCTCGAGCAAAGCGCTCAAAATGAAAATGACTTGGCTAAAAAAGTAGAACGCATGCAAACGCAAGCAAATGATATACAAAAAGCTTCTTCGATGATGAATGATATCGCTGAAAAGACGAATTTACTTTCTTTAAATGCAGGGATCGAAGCAGCTAGGGCAGGGGAGCATGGAAGAGGCTTTTCTGTCATCGCTGAAGATGTAAGAGTGCTTGCTCAAACAAGTGAAGAATCCCTCGTTCATATCGCAAATATCACTAAAGAGCTTTTAAGATCGATCAATGATATTTCTACAATCATGCAAAACAATGCTTCAAGTATCAATGCCCTAAGTCAGCAAGCTAATACCCTAGCTAGCGAAGCTAACGAGGTAAAATCGTGTAATCTTCACGCTAAAGAGCTTGTTTCTTCTTGTGTAGAAAAGATTAAAAATACACAAGAGCATATAGGAAATTTACTTGAGAGTATGAAGCAAAGCGTGAGTATCAGTAGTCAAAATGAAGAAATTTCCAAAGCCTTACTTCAGGTTGCTGATGAGTTAAAGATAGTATGTCATAATCTCGAGGAAGAATTAGAGCAATTTCAAATTTAA
- a CDS encoding putative quinol monooxygenase — translation MIRVVARVWLKPSKFQDFVAVAKELVEKSRQEQGCIAYDLVKKDESMLCFIEAWQDQKALTLHTQTKHYIKAKQAFSSLVSKNELEIFTPLDET, via the coding sequence GTGATACGCGTTGTGGCGAGGGTTTGGCTCAAACCCTCAAAATTTCAAGATTTTGTAGCAGTTGCTAAAGAACTTGTTGAAAAAAGTAGGCAGGAACAAGGTTGCATTGCTTATGATTTGGTAAAAAAGGACGAGAGTATGCTTTGTTTTATAGAAGCTTGGCAGGATCAAAAAGCTCTTACACTTCATACACAAACCAAGCATTACATAAAAGCAAAGCAAGCCTTTTCTTCGCTTGTTAGTAAAAATGAGCTTGAAATCTTTACGCCACTAGATGAGACTTGA
- a CDS encoding helix-turn-helix transcriptional regulator: MRVNFSNASDEEILSFHKSLSRKIRQIREKKGISQLDLALDIGIKSVAFYSNCENNRYGKHFNLEHIYKICKSLEIKIQDLFE, translated from the coding sequence ATGAGAGTAAATTTTAGCAACGCAAGCGATGAGGAGATTTTAAGCTTTCACAAGAGCTTATCTCGTAAAATCCGCCAAATTCGAGAGAAAAAAGGAATTTCTCAACTTGATCTTGCTCTTGATATAGGCATTAAAAGTGTTGCGTTTTATTCTAACTGCGAGAACAACCGCTACGGCAAGCATTTTAACTTAGAGCATATCTATAAAATTTGCAAAAGTTTGGAGATCAAGATACAAGATCTTTTTGAATGA